In Danio rerio strain Tuebingen ecotype United States chromosome 9, GRCz12tu, whole genome shotgun sequence, the genomic window GGGGAGAGCAAGCTGTTACTAAGTGGGACGCTGCGGTCCGTGCCAGGAGCGCCTCCGACGCCAGGGTGAAAGCGGGACTTGGCATACGAGCTGACAAATTGGTCCTGCAGGAAAGAACCAGTCATGGCATATCTTGCGCTAGGCATGATCTGAGAGCGCGGAGAGTCACCCGGGGACGGCGTCAACCGATCGATGTCGCAGCCTGTGTAGACACTGGAGAAAGATGGTGGACAAACACACGTTAATCTCGCATATGAGATGCGTGGCTGACCGTAAATAAAGTGTCGCAAACGCGCGGgagaacaaaatattttatattctgcGCGTAATTGCGCAAATGAACAAATTAGCACCGCACACGGACAATGCATATGCTTATTGCACAAATGAGtgttatattaaaatatcaaACATAACTATGTTGTTTCACCCAAaactaataattacaataatgtaACAACAAGAACTACAatgataatacaataataataataattgggataataatgatgataataataataataataataataattactattattattattaccagctcattgtcctaataataataataataataataataataataataataatattattattattattattattgccaccTCAttgtcctattattattattattattattattattattattagtataagaaaaagaaaaagaagaagaagaagaagaagaagaagaagaatagacGGTCATTGAATGTTTGCATGGCAACAATGAGATCCTGGGAAGGAAAATTAAGATATCCAAACCCATGCCAAATCACAAACAACGCACAAATGGTTATTAATACACTGGCCAATGGGATTTCTGTCAATAAAATCATTTCTCTGTCATTTGACAGATTTATGAAAACCAGACGCGCTGATTACCAAATTAAATGCACGCGCATTATTATTCTTCATAGAATAATCACGTTTTGCCAAAATATTCAGCAGGACAAATAAATTATCATCCACAAATGCAGGATATCTATTAAGGTTAAGCccaaaaaactattaatttcatCCGAACCTATAAGTTTCACTCAAGTCGGTAATATTAaatatgatttgatttatttatttaggctaataatgtTTGTTCAGACAAATTAGAAAGCATCTAAATGTAATTTCAACAAGATAAAATCAAAACTTACGTGTCATAATTGTCACGGAATCCTTTTGCGAATGGGTTGTGGTCGATTTTTAGCTGCGTGAtctgtaaacaacacaattcaaaccattaaaaacactttaatattccACAAATCAACCGAATTATCAACACAATTCTCTTTCTCTTACATCAGTGTTTTGATATGCGGTGACAGCAATGAACTGCGTCTCGGGGAAAGTGAAGGTCTGCACGCGCCCGGGTTGGCTCGTGTCCTCCGTTCCGTCCTcgttcacctgcaccacatgcaGTCGAGGCTGGTATTTATGCAGCGACTGCAGGACGACCATCTGCAGGAATTCAAGCGAAAAAACGAGAGTCAGAAAACATCCCTTCACGCGTCTTTACGCTCGCGTGCTTCCATTCAAACACATTGAAGCAAATTAGCTCCTTCACAATTTGAAGCGCATAAATGTAAACCAATAATTCATAGCAACAAATTAACTGGATTAcatttaatatgttaaataatttaagCTGGTACATGTCATGCGTACAAAAACGAATGCAACGTTTAATAAACATCAAGTTTTTGTTTACCTTTTCCTAATATAGatttacattaatataaaaagatattatttcGTTTAATTGTGCTGATTATTTTGAACAGTTGCTTTTATTTACATACGTTTAATAAGTAAGGTCTGTAAAATGCTTTCCAAACCCAAATAATGGAATATTCTTACTGCAAATGCGCAATATTGTCAGTTAAAACGCAGCCCGAATTAATGACAAAGTATAATgcaattacaattatttaaataaaaagcaaatccatcgattaATAACTGACCTGTCCTGTGTTGTTGGTTGCTCCTTTATTGTTGGTTAGCTTAAGTTTTCCAAAGGAAATCTCTTGACGCATCCAGTGCGCGCCGGTGTTTGGCGAATCCGGGTGCATGTACACTCTGTTCCCTGTTCATAAATATTAGAAAGGGAATGTCAGTGCTGAGGCAGGAcaacacacataaaaataaaattaaatagctaaataaataaacaaaccaaaactcATATGCGTCTTGtacaattaatgttatttaaacagattgttgttagcattattatcatcatcaaaatAATTACTATGAttaatgtgaaataataataatacaaataaaaataataataatagtttgttaTTAGATAAACTATGAAACAAAAAGCATATTTTGTTCACCTGTTACATTCGTATCCGCTTTGCCGCACGGGACCCATTTTCCTCCTTGAAAGCGCCAGTGATTCGGATCAGCAAGAATCACGTCCACAAAGATATTGTAATGCGCCGTTGGGTCGAGACCAGATATATTGAAACTCAAAAACGGGAACATTCGTCTGagggaaaataaaatgtaaagtttCAATGCATAACACTCCAGTGCTGCTTGCAACAACCTtaaattctttatatatataaataaatatgtgaatgcCTTTGAATTAATGAAGAAGAATTAAAGTAATGCAAACGAATTTAAATATATAGGTATTGGGTGTTTAGGTATTTTGAAGAAGTAAAAAGTGTGTCCttccaaaataaaatgaataaagaaaattaaattaaccaataagaacaataaataataataataataataataataataataataataataacaataataataataattattattattgttactattattattattatcattattattattattattattattattattattattattattattattattatgaaaacgttcatttaatttatttttattaaatcgtttatattttgttcccggaaaatgcaaactgaaataaaaaaataaaaaaacagcttcgTATTTGTCGGAAGAAAAAGATATATGTTTTATATGTGTCTTAATATGTCCCTATTGATATTCGCCAAACGAAAACATCCATTTGTGGAAACAATAGTTTGGCAAACACTCATTTATAACCGTAACAGCAAAAACACCTACCGTCCCTGCTTGGTAATAATCATCTCCGTTTGATGCCTGTGGAATTTAAGCCACAGGGCCCTGTTGCAGAGGTAAACCTGCGCTTTGCCGGGCACGAGTCCTGCTTGCGCGGAGGAAAACTGGTAGAAAGCCGTGCCCTGGTACGCGTGTCCATACTGTTGCGCGTACGGGTACCCGGCGGTCGCGTAACCTTGCGGAGAAGAGTTGCTCAATAGGCTGTTGTAGGCTCCGTTCGTGATGACCGGGTGGTGCGCCATGTAGCGGCTCGGGCTGGCGATGGAGAAAGCCGGGTGCGTCGGTCCATGCTGACTCGGGTAGGGAAACATGGTGGTAGGACTCGGCTGAACTTGACTGGACTGAGACAGGAGATACCTTTCTCCTGCAGATCCATCGAAAGTGTGACGACTGTCGGCGACTCCGTCAAGATCAGGAGAGAGTTTGCCTCGCTGGACGTCCCCTGATGAGTCCTTCGAGTCGGCGAAATTGTCTGCCTCTGACTGATTCGTCATCCCAGCGGAGTTTTTTTTCAGAGGTGAACTTCTCTCCAGGTTGTCGCCGATTGATATAATAGGGTAGTCCTGCAAGGCG contains:
- the tbr1b gene encoding T-box brain protein 1b, whose amino-acid sequence is MQLERCISPALARSKKCMIVGSGYPNAQASELALQDYPIISIGDNLERSSPLKKNSAGMTNQSEADNFADSKDSSGDVQRGKLSPDLDGVADSRHTFDGSAGERYLLSQSSQVQPSPTTMFPYPSQHGPTHPAFSIASPSRYMAHHPVITNGAYNSLLSNSSPQGYATAGYPYAQQYGHAYQGTAFYQFSSAQAGLVPGKAQVYLCNRALWLKFHRHQTEMIITKQGRRMFPFLSFNISGLDPTAHYNIFVDVILADPNHWRFQGGKWVPCGKADTNVTGNRVYMHPDSPNTGAHWMRQEISFGKLKLTNNKGATNNTGQMVVLQSLHKYQPRLHVVQVNEDGTEDTSQPGRVQTFTFPETQFIAVTAYQNTDITQLKIDHNPFAKGFRDNYDTVYTGCDIDRLTPSPGDSPRSQIMPSARYAMTGSFLQDQFVSSYAKSRFHPGVGGAPGTDRSVPLSNSLLSPQQTEETTVASPQRWFVTPANNRLDFAASAYDAAAAADFAGNAATLLSYAAAGVKALPLPGAGCSNRPLGYYGEPPGWGTRTPPQYCSKSSSVLSCWPSNSVGSRTTASSYLVPGLEDGDPIAPERSPLGGADESKPKDLSESSWIETPSSIKSIDSSDSGIFEQAKRRRISPSATPVSETSSPLKSEMLTPRECEKNCSKDIGYYSFYPHS